The sequence ATCTTTTTGAGTTTCAATCCCTTATAGGTACGCTACAAACTGGATATACATAATAGAATTCTTGCTCGACTTTTACTGTTTCAATCCCTTATAGGTACGCTACAAACTGGAATAACTTGTGCCAATTTACTTCACCTCCATTAGGTTTCAATCCCTTATAGGTACGCTACAAACGAAAGGGAAAGTAATCCCAAGAGAAATCCCCAAATAATGTTTCAATCCCTTATAGGTACGCTACAAACTGCCATTTGCGAAATGCCCAAGGGACCGAAATTGATAGGTTTCAATCCCTTATAGGTACGCTACAAACGATTTGATGTATCTAGATCCCTTTGTGTGCCGTATAGTTTCAATCCCTTATAGGTACGCTACAAACGCTTTACATTTCCTTTTGAAAATCAAAGAAACTAAAGGTTTCAATCCCTTATAGGTACGCTACAAACTAGGGACCGCTCAAAGTTTACTCTATGCTTCTGAAAAGTTTCAATCCCTTATAGGTACGCTACAAACTCTTGCCCTTCGGCTTTTCTGTATTTGAAATTGTGTAGTTTCAATCCCTTATAGGTACGCTACAAACTGCAAATGAAGCGGCAAACGAGTTAGGTAGTTTTCTGTTTCAATCCCTTATAGGTACGCTACAAACTTTCTATGTCGTCTTCAGAGGGAGGCTTTGCTATTCGTTTCAATCCCTTATAGGTACGCTACAAACGGAATTAAATTCAAAGATGATGCAACATTTACAAATCCGTTTCAATCCCTTATAGGTACGCTACAAACGGAAACACAGGAGATTATATTACACTTGCAGGAGATAGTTTCAATCCCTTATAGGTACGCTACAAACATTATTAATTTTATCCATTTTTATCCCCCCTTTTTTTAGTTTCAATCCCTTATAGGTACGCTACAAACATTTTTGCCAAATTTTTTGCATATTATGCAATTGGAGTTTCAATCCCTTATAGGTACGCTACAAACAAGAGAAAGTAATCCCAAGGTAATCCTAAAGAGAGAAAGGTTTCAATCCCTTATAGGTACGCTACAAACAAAAGAACAATTGGTACAAGCAATATTATATCAGGAGTTTCAATCCCTTATAGGTACGCTACAAACTCTTTTGAAGAGAATTCCTAGTGCCTATTACAAATTGTTTCAATCCCTTATAGGTACGCTACAAACTCTCTTACTTTCTCTTTTTAATCTTTTTACTAGGAGGGTTTCAATCCCTTATAGGTACGCTACAAACAATTATATGTAGCAAGAGAAGTAATTCAATTTTTACGTTTCAATCCCTTATAGGTACGCTACAAACAATTTATTAATTTACTTCTTGCAAGAGGGTTGGAGAAGTTTCAATCCCTTATAGGTACGCTACAAACAGGAGGTGAGATTGTGAAAAAGTTTGAGAAGTATTAGTTTCAATCCCTTATAGGTACGCTACAAACTTTTGTATCGATAATTACAATTGGAAAAGCAAGTGAAGTTTCAATCCCTTATAGGTACGCTACAAACCAGGAGGGTTGGAGAGTAGTAAGAGTAGAAAGAAGAGTTTCAATCCCTTATAGGTACGCTACAAACGAGTAAAGGTATGCTAAGAGAATTACTCCCAAAATTATGTTTCAATCCCTTATAGGTACGCTACAAACGCATATTGTTTTCTTAGTGTCAAGACTTTTTTACAAGTTTCAATCCCTTATAGGTACGCTACAAACCCACAGATAATAGAAAAAAGCTACACTTTTAAAAATATACCCTAATAGGAACTCTACAATTTTAAAAAAATGATATCATAAATTTTTATAGATGTAAAGTACCTTTAATTTGTTTTTAATTTTTCTGTCGATCCCCAGGGTTTTTTGCAAGATTGAAGATGGACAGAAAAATAAAGTTTTCTTATTAAATGATCTTACTAATTTACATCTCCTAAATATACAGGACCAAGTAATTCTCCATTTTTTCCTATCAAATCTTTCAATATTTTAGGATAAATTCTATAAGAGGATAGCTTATCTAAGGGAATCCATTCAATATCTACTTGAAAATTGTCAGGATTTTCTCCTTTTTTTAGGTTTTCTTCGTCTTTTATTTCGCAAAGGAACATATATTCTACTTGATGTAAGTGGGAGTCATATTCAGAAAATTCATGATTTTTCCCAATATATTCCCTTATATATCTAATATCATGAATAATAATATTTACGTTAAGTTCTTCTTTACACTCGCGAATCAGAGTTTCCTTTAAATTTTCAAAGGGGT is a genomic window of Dictyoglomus sp. containing:
- a CDS encoding NUDIX domain-containing protein, whose translation is MSNIRNSAKAIIIKDGKILMIKGIDRWGYFYILPGGGQNPFENLKETLIRECKEELNVNIIIHDIRYIREYIGKNHEFSEYDSHLHQVEYMFLCEIKDEENLKKGENPDNFQVDIEWIPLDKLSSYRIYPKILKDLIGKNGELLGPVYLGDVN